The Pieris brassicae chromosome 6, ilPieBrab1.1, whole genome shotgun sequence genome window below encodes:
- the LOC123710567 gene encoding latrophilin Cirl isoform X3, with translation MNNTDTNPIMIGESPNKYTNSNLLDPSRSQRSLLKNLLEDRGYVDHRKRVCDSNKLDNTSEYSVIRRIVCRCWRFKTLLLLLLVTIFVDTRLRVEARSAEPRYETAYACEGKTLKIGCGEGSVIHLIRANYGRFSITICNDHGNTDWSVNCMSTRSLRVLHSRCSMHQNCSILASTNMFGDPCPNTLKYLEAHYQCVPASTTSTTSRPSPPWLITSQPTVWRSTAPPILKNPVLTQQEKKKPTVITPPTFRPHITLPPEIQLGNIGTKKTTPRQQDSSSEKELPQVPLDNVPVIKEEMPKPQETPKIVNPKDREEEHVAVTDDIPQWVPKDEDAEATPSLHSPPKENRPNEDDYDKVFSTSATPALGRRSYCPQVTARGLHWNWTLAGTYAVQPCPGGATGLARWKCTLTAHQHVEEERPRRRSSGLQSGENYHDLGLDQPTERQLQLIRRLGSEALLKGRGGDTPEHLIDYRGSVSLPDAQASKDNPSNGDYVYSDTMPEWHGASPDLSECRSVWLNSLEARVREGESLLSISNDLAQVTSSKTLYGGDMMTTTSIMKKLAQRMSQNVQTFSDARQKEALVTDMLLGVIKTGSNLLEESQRASWTDLSMDAQNRVASALLTQLEENAFLLADAVTKEKTILQIVKNICLSVRVLEVKNVEDETFPSTIAQEQWKASEDTITIPKAALLENHQVDLVRIVFFAFDRLEEILPPTFGKSPQFAAYTSDPSSSVSINSEKEKKNVTRVLNSKVISASLGNGRHIQLSQMVRLTMKHLKTENVTNPACVFWDYTLHGWSPEGCEVEWSNLTHTGCACSHLTNFAILMDVHGVSIGAKHVMALRLLTLIGCAISAVALLAAIVVFQCFRNMKSDRVLIHKNLCICLLIAEVVFMCGIDQTQDRILCGVIAGLLHYFFLAAFAWMFLEGFHLYAMLVEVFEPERARARWYCVGGYLVPALVVLASVAAYPPGYGTSTHCWLSTDRYFIFSFVGPVALVLAANWICLSMVIYMMCHHSTVSIKAKENSKLYKIRVWLNSSVVLAFLLGLTWTFGLLYINEQTVGVAYAFTILNSLQGLFIFIFHCLQNEIFQKECGRLVRRHPWLSCCLHFTQPLAHNAPTASSSNHVETRQGSVKSRRYHQSTAPDSEDVVDPRDVTSTASTSVSASTTNNLVINNLNVVVNNNNHNNNNVINNASVASLAAAAAAHSYHSHRNRRNSQENQNFGPSSNFGPTLNATASNFAHNIPEREPPAPMSHLRGPIHAGSARYPPGYRQNVQQEHFF, from the exons aaccACGCTACGAAACTGCATATGCATGCGAGGGGAAGACGTTAAAAATAGGGTGTGGCGAGGGTTCTGTGATCCACCTCATACGAGCAAATTATGGACGCTTCTCGATTACCATCTGCAATGACCATGGCAACACTGATTGGAGTGTCAACTGCATGTCAACGAGGAGTTTACGGGTCTTACATAGCAG atgTAGTATGCATCAAAACTGTAGCATACTGGCCAGCACTAATATGTTCGGTGATCCTTGTCCGAACACATTGAAGTACTTAGAGGCTCACTATCAATGCGTaccag CATCAACAACAAGTACCACCAGCCGCCCGTCACCACCTTGGCTTATCACGTCACAGCCAACAGTATGGAGATCCACCGCACCCCCGATCCTCAAGAACCCAGTTCTAACCCAACAAGAGAAGAAGAAACCCACTGTAATCACACCACCGACTTTCAGACCTCATATTACATTACCACCTGAAATACAATTAGGAAATATTGGGACAAAG AAAACAACACCAAGGCAACAAGACTCTTCATCGGAGAAGGAACTACCTCAGGTTCCATTAGATAATGTACCAGTCATAAAGGAAGAGATGCCAAAACCACAAGAGACACCCAAGATTGTAAATCCCAAGGATAGGGAAGAAGAACACG TGGCAGTGACAGATGACATTCCACAATGGGTGCCAAAAGACGAGGATGCTGAAGCAACTCCATCACTACACAGTCCACCGAAAGAAAATCGACCTAATGAAGATGATTACGATAAAGTCTTTT CTACAAGTGCGACACCAGCTCTGGGACGCAGGTCGTATTGTCCTCAAGTTACAGCACGCGGCTTGCATTGGAACTGGACTCTGGCTGGCACTTATGCTGTTCAACCCTGTCCAGGTGGCGCCACTGGGTTGGCTAGGTGGAA GTGTACATTAACAGCCCACCAACATGTAGAAGAAGAACGTCCAAGACGAAGGAGTTCTGGGTTGCAGTCTGGGGAGAACTACCACGACTTAGGTCTAGACCAGCCCACTGAGAGGCAGCTGCAATTGATCAGGCGACTTGGTTCTGAAGCTTTGCTTAAag GTCGTGGCGGTGATACCCCGGAGCATCTGATAGATTACCGCGGCAGCGTGTCCTTACCTGATGCACAGGCTTCCAAAGACAATCCGTCGAATGGTGACTATGTATACT CAGATACAATGCCAGAATGGCATGGTGCGTCACCAGATTTAAGCGAGTGTCGGTCGGTGTGGCTTAATAGCTTAGAAGCGAGGGTTCGGGAAGGAGAATCACTCCTTAGCATCAGCAATGATCTCGCGCAG GTGACTTCCTCAAAAACGCTGTACGGCGGTGACATGATGACCACCACAAGCATCATGAAAAAACTGGCTCAACGAATGTCCCAGAATGTGCAGACATTTTCCGATGCGAGGCAGAAAGAAGCATTGGTCACTGATATGTTGCTGGGTGTTATTAAAACAG GTTCAAATCTTCTAGAAGAAAGCCAACGGGCTTCATGGACCGATCTCAGCATGGATGCGCAGAATAGAGTTGCTAGTGCATTGCTTACTCAACTCGAAGAAAACGCATTTTTGTTAGCCGATGCTGTTACCAAGGAGAAAACTATATTACAGATTGTTAAGAATATAT GTCTCTCAGTGCGAGTGTTGGAAGTGAAGAATGTTGAAGATGAGACATTCCCATCAACTATCGCTCAGGAACAGTGGAAGGCCTCTGAGGACACCATCACCATACCTAAAGCTGCTTTGCTGG AAAACCACCAAGTCGACCTCGTGCGCATTGTATTCTTTGCATTCGACCGTCTAGAAGAAATACTGCCCCCTACTTTTGGAAAGTCCCCACAATTCGCTGCATACACTTCCGACCCGTCTTCGTCAGTCAGCATCAACTCTGAGAAGGAGAAGAAAAATGTTACGCGGGTACTAAATTCGAAA GTGATATCAGCCAGTTTGGGCAACGGACGTCACATTCAGCTGTCTCAAATGGTCCGACTTACGATGAAACACTTGAAGACTGAAAACGTCACGAACCCCGCTTGCGTCTTCTGGGACTATACTTTGCA TGGCTGGTCACCAGAAGGCTGCGAAGTGGAATGGTCGAACTTAACACATACAGGGTGTGCTTGTTCGCATCTTACCAACTTCGCCATACTCATGGACGTACATGGTGTTTCGATTGGCGCAAAACATGTGATGGCCTTACGTCTCTTGACGCTGATTGGTTGTGCGATATCAGCTGTCGCTTTGTTGGCGGCCATCGTTGTTTTCCAGTGTTTTAGGAATATGAag TCGGATCGTGTACTAATACACAAGAACCTGTGTATATGTTTGTTGATCGCTGAAGTGGTATTCATGTGCGGAATAGATCAAACGCAGGATAGAATTCTTTGCGGTGTTATCGCGGGGTTGCTGCACTATTTCTTCTTAGCTGCTTTTGCCTGGATGTTCCTTGAAG GTTTCCACCTATACGCGATGCTGGTAGAAGTATTCGAGCCAGAGCGAGCACGTGCTCGATGGTACTGCGTAGGCGGGTATTTGGTACCCGCTCTCGTTGTACTGGCTTCGGTCGCCGCATACCCACCTGGATATGGCACATCCACACACTGCTGGTTGTCCACGGAcagatactttatttttagctTCGTTGGACCAGTCGCTTTGGTGCTTgct GCAAACTGGATCTGTCTCAGCATGGTCATTTACATGATGTGTCATCATTCTACAGTCTCAATCAAAGCTAAAGAAAATTCaaagttgtataaaataag agTGTGGCTGAATAGTTCAGTAGTGCTAGCTTTTCTGCTGGGCTTGACCTGGACGTTCGGTCTACTGTACATCAATGAGCAGACTGTGGGCGTAGCGTACGCTTTTACAATACTCAATTCACTACAAGGACTTTTCATATTCATCTTCCATTGCTTGCAGAATGAAATC TTCCAAAAGGAGTGCGGTCGCCTCGTTCGACGTCACCCGTGGTTATCTTGCTGCCTTCACTTTACTCAGCCTCTGGCCCATAACGCTCCCACTGCATCTTCATCAAACCACGTCGAGACAAGACAGGGTTCCGTTAAGAGCAGACGATATCATCAGAGCACTGCCCCTGATAGTGAAGACGTCGTAGATCCTAGGGATGTTACG AGCACAGCGAGCACTTCCGTTTCGGCGTCCACCACAAATAATCTCGTCATCAACAACCTTAACGTTGTCGTCAATAACAACAATCACAACAACAACAATGTCATAAACAACGCCTCCGTTGCGTCTCTGGCAGCCGCCGCGGCCGCCCACAGCTACCATTCCCATAGAAACCGTAGGAACTCTCAAGAGAACCAgaattttggtccttcgagtaATTTCGGCCCCACTCTCAACGCCACGGCGTCCAATTTCGCTCACAACATTCCCGAAAGAGAGCCCCCCGCCCCGATGTCCCACCTGCGAGGCCCGATCCACGCCGGCAGCGCCCGATACCCGCCGGGGTACAGACAAAACGTCCAACAAG